A section of the Pimelobacter simplex genome encodes:
- a CDS encoding cytochrome c oxidase assembly protein — MQAGLAVAAGSVQDLPPFGAGTFWTQWGLEPVPLVLTVWGAGLYLVGVAALHRRGDAWPAGRTIAWLTGMLAFYVATSSGLAAYDTVLVSVHMVQHMVLSMIVPLSLALGAPVTLALRTLPRTPRGWLLAVLHSRVARVLGFPPLAFALYVLSPWALYFSGWYDASLRSTYVHEMMHVHLVLVGALFFWPIVGVDPLPGRVAHPFRVLLTVLTLPFHAFLGVTIMGQATLLGGDWYPSLHDGPLGAWLPDPAADQRLAGGILWGAGDLVGIVFFVVLFVQWVRSSIKEAEREDRRLDRLERLAAREGAPPERPASE; from the coding sequence ATGCAAGCCGGGCTGGCGGTCGCCGCCGGGAGCGTCCAGGACCTCCCGCCCTTCGGCGCGGGCACGTTCTGGACCCAGTGGGGCCTGGAACCGGTTCCCCTGGTGCTCACGGTGTGGGGTGCGGGCCTCTACCTGGTCGGCGTGGCCGCGCTGCACCGGCGCGGGGACGCCTGGCCGGCCGGGCGCACGATCGCGTGGCTGACCGGGATGCTCGCCTTCTACGTCGCGACCTCGTCGGGGCTGGCGGCGTACGACACGGTGCTGGTGAGCGTGCACATGGTCCAGCACATGGTGCTGTCGATGATCGTGCCGCTCTCCCTGGCCCTCGGCGCGCCGGTGACGCTCGCGCTGCGCACCCTGCCGCGCACGCCGCGCGGGTGGCTGCTCGCCGTGCTGCACTCCCGGGTCGCCCGGGTGCTCGGCTTCCCGCCGCTGGCCTTCGCGCTCTACGTGCTCTCGCCGTGGGCGCTCTACTTCTCCGGCTGGTACGACGCCTCGCTGCGGTCGACGTACGTGCACGAGATGATGCACGTGCACCTGGTGCTGGTCGGCGCGCTGTTCTTCTGGCCGATCGTGGGGGTGGACCCCCTGCCCGGGCGCGTCGCGCACCCGTTCCGGGTGCTGCTGACGGTGCTGACGCTGCCGTTCCACGCCTTCTTGGGGGTGACGATCATGGGGCAGGCCACGCTGCTCGGCGGCGACTGGTACCCCTCGCTCCACGACGGCCCTCTCGGCGCCTGGCTGCCCGACCCTGCGGCCGACCAGCGGCTCGCCGGCGGCATCCTCTGGGGCGCCGGGGACCTGGTCGGCATCGTGTTCTTCGTGGTGCTGTTCGTGCAGTGGGTGCGCTCCTCGATCAAGGAGGCCGAGCGCGAGGACCGGCGCCTGGACCGCCTCGAACGGCTCGCCGCCCGCGAGGGGGCGCCCCCGGAGCGGCCCGCGTCCGAGTAG